Proteins from a genomic interval of Gordonia sp. SL306:
- a CDS encoding phosphatase PAP2 family protein, which translates to MFLSPNGVDRTITDAVVDVRTDLLTDIALVVTATGNTLVLTTVVVVVVLGLVGNHAFPEAILVGAGSFAGYLLMVGLKHLFARPRPPIADRLLDIDTYSFPSGHAMMSTIVFGLLAVAAYRLSAWVRDHPVVLLIAPIWAIAIGGTRVYLGVHWTTDVLAGWLIGAVWVAACAWLCAHWAATPQRQRTDRRAEP; encoded by the coding sequence GTGTTCTTGAGCCCGAACGGGGTGGATCGCACGATCACCGACGCGGTGGTCGACGTACGCACCGACCTCCTCACCGACATCGCGCTCGTCGTCACGGCGACGGGCAACACCCTGGTGCTCACGACGGTCGTGGTGGTCGTCGTCCTCGGCCTCGTCGGCAATCATGCGTTTCCTGAGGCGATCCTGGTGGGGGCGGGTTCGTTTGCCGGCTACCTGCTGATGGTGGGTCTGAAGCATCTGTTCGCCCGACCCCGCCCACCGATCGCCGACCGCCTGCTCGACATCGACACCTACTCGTTCCCGTCTGGCCACGCGATGATGAGCACGATCGTGTTCGGACTGCTGGCCGTCGCGGCATATCGCCTCAGTGCCTGGGTACGTGACCATCCGGTGGTACTGCTGATCGCGCCCATCTGGGCGATCGCGATCGGGGGCACGCGTGTGTACCTCGGTGTGCACTGGACCACCGACGTGCTGGCGGGGTGGCTGATCGGTGCGGTCTGGGTCGCGGCGTGCGCCTGGCTGTGTGCGCATTGGGCGGCGACGCCGCAGCGACAACGCACGGACCGCCGCGCGGAACCCTGA
- a CDS encoding acyl-CoA dehydrogenase family protein: MDFALSARSADLTDRVRTFMADEIIPVEAQVHRDIARRRESGEDRWTPPPILTELKSKARAAGLWNLFLPKEHAGRYAADFGTDGGEGLSNVDYAPIAEAMGASMLAPLVFNCNAPDTGNMEVLLRYGTEPQRERWLEPLLKGEIRSAFCMTEPDVASSDATNMAATAIPDGDDVIINGTKWFSTGVGNPDCRILIFMGVTDATADRHARHTMVLVPIDAPGVTVDRMLTTMGYFDEPLGHGEVSFDDVRVPASNILLGPGRAFEIAQGRLGPGRVHHCMRAIGLAERALELGVRRSLERTAFGRPLAKLGGNSERIADARIAINRSRLLVLHAAWLLDQGLSREAVSAVSEIKVEVPNMALDVIDLAIQLHGGAGLTDDFPLAASWVGARALRLADGPDEVHRGVVARIELGKYRG; this comes from the coding sequence ATGGATTTCGCCCTCTCCGCACGGTCGGCCGACCTGACCGATCGTGTGCGCACGTTCATGGCCGACGAGATCATTCCCGTCGAGGCGCAGGTGCACCGCGACATCGCGCGACGGCGCGAGTCCGGCGAGGACCGGTGGACGCCGCCCCCGATCCTCACCGAACTCAAGAGCAAGGCCCGCGCTGCCGGCCTGTGGAACCTGTTCCTGCCCAAGGAACATGCCGGCCGGTACGCCGCCGACTTCGGCACAGACGGGGGCGAAGGACTGTCCAACGTCGACTACGCACCGATCGCCGAGGCGATGGGGGCCTCGATGCTCGCCCCGCTGGTGTTCAACTGCAATGCCCCCGATACCGGCAACATGGAGGTGTTGCTGCGTTACGGCACCGAGCCGCAACGCGAACGGTGGCTGGAGCCCCTGCTGAAGGGTGAGATCCGCAGCGCCTTCTGCATGACCGAACCCGACGTCGCGTCGTCGGATGCGACGAACATGGCCGCCACTGCGATCCCTGACGGCGACGACGTGATCATCAACGGCACCAAGTGGTTCTCCACCGGCGTCGGCAATCCCGACTGCAGGATCTTGATCTTCATGGGGGTCACCGACGCGACCGCCGATCGGCATGCGCGGCACACGATGGTGCTCGTGCCGATCGACGCCCCCGGCGTCACGGTCGACCGCATGCTCACCACGATGGGCTACTTCGACGAACCGCTCGGACACGGCGAGGTGTCGTTCGACGACGTGCGGGTGCCTGCGTCGAACATCCTGCTGGGACCGGGAAGGGCGTTCGAGATCGCCCAGGGCCGACTGGGTCCCGGCCGCGTCCATCACTGCATGCGTGCCATCGGCCTCGCCGAACGCGCTCTCGAACTCGGTGTCCGTCGCTCGTTGGAGCGCACCGCATTCGGCCGGCCACTGGCCAAGCTGGGCGGCAACAGCGAACGTATCGCCGACGCCCGGATCGCCATCAACCGATCACGGCTCCTGGTCTTGCACGCGGCCTGGCTGCTGGATCAGGGGCTTTCGCGAGAAGCGGTCTCGGCGGTGAGCGAGATCAAGGTGGAGGTGCCCAACATGGCCCTCGACGTGATCGATCTGGCGATCCAGCTGCACGGCGGCGCGGGCCTCACCGACGATTTCCCGCTCGCGGCATCCTGGGTCGGCGCCCGAGCGCTGCGGCTGGCGGACGGACCGGACGAGGTGCACCGCGGTGTCGTCGCGCGGATCGAGCTGGGGAAGTATCGCGGATGA